In Halichondria panicea chromosome 17, odHalPani1.1, whole genome shotgun sequence, a single window of DNA contains:
- the LOC135351310 gene encoding myosin heavy chain, striated muscle-like, with translation MSGDDPSQYLRTSRTQDVIDQTRMFDTKKWLWIPDDEEGYKAASVKSQKGDKCTVELSDGTEMIVDLNSTEQMNPPKFEKMEDMAGLTYLNEASVMHNLRQRYYSSLIYTYSGLFCVAINPYRMLPIYSNKVVEMFKGKRRTEMPPHIFSISDNAYRDMLQDRENQSILITGESGAGKTENTKKVIQYLALIAPAPGQQSTKSARGNLEEQVIQANPVLEAFGNAKTIRNDNSSRFGKFIRIHFGNQGKIAGADIEYYLLEKSRVIQQQPGERCYHIFYQLLAGADNELLGKLLLNRQVKTFHFLENSEVSVDNVDDAQEFKNTQDAMATLGFDEDERICVMRTVAGILHFGNIEVKQRPREEWAAIPNTTEAEKVAHLLGINSVDLVKALIKPRIRVGNEYVQQGRNLEQVQYSIGALSKSLYERMFTWLVKKVNKTLDTKARKNCFIGVLDIAGFEIFTVNSFEQLCINFTNEKLQQFFNHHMFVLEQEEYKKEGIKWEFIDFGLDLQGCIDLIEKPLGILAILDEECLFPKASDKSYVEKLHKNHDGKSSNYIKPSFKSKGTIVHFELAHYAGTVGYTVVGWLNKNKDPLNDSVVELLKKSTDPFVVGLWDDYLQEGERPRGKKGASFITMGQLHKQSLNNLMTTLRNTIPHFVRCIIPNELKRPGVIDANLVMHQLRCNGVLEGIRICRKGFPNRLVYQEFRQRYAILAPKAIPAGFMDGRKACESLIDALQLENSEYRMGNSKVFFKAGVLGRLEDMRDIRLGEVLTQFQSYCRGYLMRKMHKKLIDQRLAIAVLQRNIRKYLFLRDWKWWKLYTKVKPLLNVARTEDELRQKEDELNKLREKFQKDDAMRKELEESQTQLMEEKNDLFVQLQREQELCAEAEEKVERLVTKKADLETHIQEMVERLDDEVENNANISAARRKLEAEVDNLKEEQEDMAAQLDNMELEKAQKEKDCQSLEAELDKVTETLARTHKENKTLEERLTEVTASLQGEEDKSNRLSKLKIKLESSLAETQDELGREKKVKADVEKAKRKLEGDLKASQESVDNLNHAKAESEKMLSSKEKDIAAMVLKGDEDSAVITSLQKKIKELEAKVEELEEDLESERAIRKRVEKQKNDLSRELEDLNDRLEEQGGVTAVQTDLNRKREAELTQVRVDMEKQAEEHELAMSDVRKKHTKAAGELEEQLETLKKGKSKVDKDLQRLTAEHGDTTSQFDALTKAKTNIDRKMHQVEEQLSESTAKVSEYEAIINTLKSSQSKLQTENNELSTQLGEAESKVGTLSKNKNSLSAHVEELKSDLEAETSAKFDIQSKYKALQSEHEQLQETHDEEMDSKSSLQSQMTSAKSEVATWKNKFETEATPRIEELEEAKRKLQAKLKEAEESLSTTETKFSSLDKTRQRLSNEVEDLNHTLENERNRAASLDKKQKQIDKQITEWKSKYEEKEKELENAQRESHSYNTELLKLKTQFGELEDQLETQQKESKRLQGELRDVEAQLSEGGSSVVELEKAKKKLHLEMEEMAQSLEDAEAQLESEEARVLRIQLELSQLKQESERKLNEKDDEIDSLRKNHQRQLEAVQQTLDGEVKAKNEQARQKKLKDDENAELQSAIDSNEKALSDLAKKVKSLSAQLKEISGLYEEEQRQRDQQHTLVTKAEKRGNELAIELEDIKTQLEQTLRALKTSDAEKTDAQDRMSELSSSTTSLQSAKRKAEQQLTTLQEEYEDMETEARENGEKLRKAMEQNARFQSEQMTTREQLSSVEKSKSSLEQQVKDLSGRLEEEVTNATKAAKREAAKLQARINDLESEMEVETKGRSDAQRAGKKSDRKVKEITMQLEEEKSTSQRLQDSVNQLNNKIRALRREKDDAEGETEGVTKKLKAARAQIEELEEGNSDLQTQINRLKASARKARTVVAADSDDEK, from the exons ATGAGTGGTGACGATCCTTCGCAGTACCTGCGTACTAGCAGGACGCAGGACGTCATTGACCAGACTCGAATGTTTGACACCAAGAAATGGCTCTGGATTCCGGACGATGAAGAGGGATACAAAGCCGCCTCTGTCAAGTCCCAGAAAGGGGATAAATGCACCGTCGAGTTGTCGGATGGAACG GAGATGATAGTAGACCTGAACTCGACTGAGCAGATGAACCCTCCCAAGTTTGAGAAGATGGAGGACATGGCTGGACTCACCTATCTCAACGAAGCCAGTGTTATGCACAACCTCAGGCAGAGGTACTACTCCAGCCTCATCTAC acCTACTCGGGATTGTTCTGTGTGGCCATCAACCCCTACCGCATGCTCCCCATCTACTCCAACAAAGTGGTAGAAATGTTCAAGGGAAAGAGACGAACGGAAATGCCTCCTCACATCTTCTCCATCTCTGACAATGCCTACAGGGACATGTTGCAAG ACCGTGAGAACCAGTCCATCCTTATCAC GGGAGAATCTGGTGCAGGAAAGACTGAGAACACAAAGAAGGTCATCCAGTACTTGGCTCTGATTGCACCCGCCCCCGGTCAACAGTCAACTAAATCA GCGCGTGGTAACCTCGAGGAGCAGGTGATCCAGGCCAACCCCGTTCTGGAGGCATTCGGAAATGCAAAGACAATCAGAAACGACAACTCATCTCGTTTT GGCAAGTTCATTCGGATTCATTTTGGGAATCAGGGCAAGATTGCTGGAGCAGACATTGAGTACT accTTCTTGAGAAGTCTCGAGTCATTCAGCAACAACCTGGAGAAAGGTGCTACCACATCTTCTACCAGCTGCTGGCTGGGGCTGACAACGAACTTCTCGGTAAACTACTCCTCAATCGTCAGGTGAAGACCTTCCATTTCCTTGAGAACAGTGAGGTCTCCGTGGACAACGTCGACGATGCACAAGAGTTCAAGAATACACAG GATGCCATGGCAACGCTTGGTTTTGACGAGGACGAGCGTATATGTGTGATGAGGACAGTGGCAGGTATCCTACATTTCGGGAACATCGAGGTGAAGCAACGACCGAGGGAAGAGTGGGCAGCCATTCCCAACACAACTG AGGCTGAGAAGGTTGCTCATTTGCTCGGTATCAACTCTGTCGACTTGGTCAAAGCGCTCATCAAACCTCGCATCCGTGTTGGGAATGAGTACGTACAGCAGGGCAGGAATCTGGAGCAAGTCCAGTACTCCATCGGGGCTCTCTCCAAAAGCCTTTACGAGAGAATGTTCACCTGGCTTGTGAAGAAGGTCAACAAGACACTCGACACTAAGGCTCGCAAAAACTGCTTCATTGGAGTGCTCGATATTGCCGGTTTTGAGATCTTCACT GTGAACTCGTTTGAGCAGCTGTGCATCAACTTCACCAACGAGAAGCTGCAGCAATTCTTCAACCATCACATGTTTGTGCTGGAGCAGGAAGAGTACAAGAAGGAGGGAATCAAGTGGGAGTTCATTGACTTTGGTCTTGACCTCCAGGGGTGCATCGACCTCATCGAAAAG CCCCTGGGAATCTTGGCCATTCTCGATGAGGAGTGCCTCTTCCCCAAAGCCAGTGACAAGTCGTATGTGGAGAAGCTTCACAAGAACCACGATGGCAAGTCATCCAACTACATCAAGCCCAGCTTCAAGTCCAAGGGAACCATTGTCCACTTTGAATTGGCCCACTATGCAGGAaca GTGGGGTACACAGTTGTGGGCTGGTTGAACAAGAACAAGGATCCCCTCAACGACTCTGTGGTAGAGCTGCTCAAGAAGTCCACAGATCCCTTTGTTGTGGGACTCTGGGACGACTATCTTCAGGAGGGAGAGCGGCCACGAGGGAAGAAGGGAGCCTCCTTCATCACCATGGGACAG ctcCACAAGCAGTCCCTGAACAACCTCATGACCACCCTCCGGAACACCATACCCCATTTTGTCCGCTGCATCATTCCCAACGAGCTGAAACGCCCTGGAGTCATCGATGCTAACCTTGTCATGCATCAGCTGAGGTGCAACGGAGTGCTGGAGGGCATCAGAATCTGTCGCAAAGGGTTCCCCAACCGTCTCGTCTATCAAGAATTCAGACAGag ATATGCCATCCTTGCCCCCAAGGCCATTCCAGCTGGCTTCATGGATGGTCGCAAAGCGTGTGAATCTCTCATTGATGCTCTACAACTGGAGAACAGTGAGTACCGAATGGGTAACAGCAAGGTCTTCTTCAAGGCCGGTGTGCTGGGTCGCCTCGAGGATATGAGGGACATTCGACTTGGAGAGGTGCTCACTCAGTTTCAGTCTTATTGCCGTGGCTACCTCATGAGAAAGATGCACAAGAAACTGATCGATCAGAG gcttGCCATTGCCGTGCTCCAGCGAAACATTCGCAAGTACCTGTTCCTTCGTGATTGGAAGTGGTGGAAACTGTACACCAAGGTGAAGCCGCTGCTCAACGTTGCTCGCACAGAGGATGAGCTTCGCCAGAAAGAAGACGAACTGAACAAACTGAGGGAGAAATTTCAGAAGGATGATGCGATGAGAAAAGAGTTGGAAGAGAGTCAGACGCAACTGATGGAGGAAAAGAATGATCTGTTTGTCCAACTACAGAGG GAGCAAGAGTTGTGTGCAGAAGCTGAGGAGAAAGTCGAACGTCTTGTTACAAAGAAGGCTGACCTTGAGACCCATATTCAAGAAATGGTTGAACGTCTCGACGATGAAGTTGAAAACAATGCCAACATCTCAGCAGCACGTCGCAAGCTAGAGGCAGAGGTAGACAATCTCAAAGAAGAGCAGGAGGATATGGCAGCACAGCTGGACAATATGGAGCTGGAGAAAGCCCAGAAAGAGAAAGATTGCCAAAGTCTTGAGGCTGAACTAGACAAAGTCACAGAGACACTTGCCAGGACTCACAAAGAGAATAAAACTCTGGAAGAACGACTTACT GAAGTCACTGCCAGTCTGCAAGGTGAAGAAGACAAGTCCAACCGACTGTCCAAGTTGAAGATCAAACTAGAGAGCTCTTTAGCCGAGACCCAGGATGAACTAGGGAGAGAGAAGAAAGTTAAGGCTGATGTAGAGAAGGCAAAGAGGAAGCTCGAAGGAGATCTGAAG GCATCTCAGGAAAGTGTGGACAACTTGAATCATGCTAAGGCAGAGAGTGAAAAGATGCTATCCAG CAAAGAGAAGGATATAGCAGCCATGGTGTTGAAAGGAGATGAAGACTCTGCTGTCATAACCTCTCTTCAGAAGAAGATCAAGGAGTTAGAAGCGAAGGTTGAGGAGCTAGAGGAAGACTTGGAGAGTGAGAGGGCCATCAGGAAGAGA GTTGAGAAGCAGAAGAACGATCTCTCCAGGGAGCTAGAAGATCTTAACGATCGACTGGAGGAGCAGGGCGGAGTCACAGCTGTACAGACGGACCTCAATCGCAAGCGTGAGGCCGAGCTAACTCAAGTACGTGTGGACATGGAGAAGCAAGCTGAAGAACACGAGCTAGCCATGTCTGATGTTCGTAAGAAGCACACAAAAGCTGCAGGTGAATTGGAGGAGCAGTTGGAGACTTTGAAGAAGGGCAAGAGCAAAGTGGACAAGGACTTACAGCGCTTGACAGCTGAGCATGGTGACACCACATCTCAGTTTGATGCCCTCACGAAGGCCAAG ACCAACATTGACCGTAAAATGCATCAAGTTGAGGAGCAACTCAGTGAGTCCACAGCTAAAGTGTCAGAGTACGAGGCAATTATCAACACACTCAAGTCATCCCAGAGCAAGCTCCAGACTGAAAACAACGAACTCTCCACACAACTGGGAGAAGCCGAAAGCAAAGTTGGCACCCTCTCCAAGAATAAGAACTCATTGTCTGCACACGTGGAAGAGCTGAAGAGTGATCTGGAAGCTGAGACCAGT GCAAAGTTTGACATACAGTCCAAGTACAAGGCTCTTCAGTCGGAGCACGAGCAGCTGCAGGAAACCCACGATGAGGAGATGGACAGTAAGAGCTCCCTCCAGAGCCAGATGACCAGCGCTAAGTCCGAGGTGGCCACCTGGAAGAACAAGTTTGAGACTGAAGCAACGCCAAGAATCGAGGAGCTGGAGGAGGCTAA ACGCAAGCTCCAGGCCAAATTGAAGGAGGCTGAAGAGTCACTAAGCACCACAGAGACCAAGTTCTCCAGTCTGGATAAGACAAGGCAACGTCTCTCTAACGAGGTGGAGGACCTGAACCACACCTTGGAGAAT GAGCGAAACCGAGCAGCAAGTTTGGACAAGAAACAGAAGCAGATTGACAAGCAGATCACAGAATGGAAGAGCAAGTACGAGGAGAAAGAGAAGGAGCTCGAGAATGCCCAGAGGGAGTCGCACTCTTACAACACTGAG ctgctcaaattGAAGACACAGTTCGGGGAACTTGAGGATCAGCTGGAGACACAGCAGAAAGAATCCAAGCGTCTCCAAG GTGAGCTGCGAGATGTTGAGGCACAGCTGTCAGAGGGAGGATCGTCTGTGGTGGAACTGGAGAAAGCCAAGAAGAAGCTACACCTGGAAATGGAGGAAATGGCACAGTCCCTTGAG GATGCAGAGGCCCAACTGGAGAGTGAGGAAGCTCGTGTCCTCCGCATACAGCTTGAGCTGAGTCAGCTGAAACAAGAGAGTGAACGTAAACTCAACGAGAAAGACGATGAAATCGATTCACTGAGAAAGAATCACCAGCGACAGTTGGAGGCTGTGCAGCAGACACTGGATGGTGAGGTCAAAGCAAAGAACGAACAAGCCAGACAGAAGAAACTCAAGGACGATGAAAATGCTGAGCTGCAGAGTGCCATTGATTCCAATGAAAAG GCTCTGTCAGACTTGGCCAAGAAGGTGAAGTCGTTGTCTGCTCAGCTGAAGGAGATAAGCGGGTTGTATGAGGAAGAGCAGCGACAGCGGGACCAACAGCACACACTCGTTACTAAGGCTGAGAAGAGGGGCAATGAGTTGGCCATTGAGCTGGAGGATATCAAGACACAACTTGAACAG ACTCTCCGTGCTCTCAAGACTTCTGATGCTGAGAAAACAGATGCTCAGGACCGGATGAGCGAACTCTCCTCCTCAACCACCTCCCTCCAGTCGGCCAAGCGTAAAGCCGAGCAGCAGCTGACAACACTACAAGAGGAATACGAAGACATGGAAACAGAGGCGCGTGAGAATGGAGAGAAACTTCGCAAGGCAATGGAGCAGAACGCTCGATTCCAGTCCGAGCAAATGACCACCAGGGAACAGCTGTCGTCTGTGGAGAAATCAAAG TCAAGCTTGGAGCAGCAGGTGAAGGATTTGTCTGGCCGTCTGGAGGAGGAGGTCACTAACGCTACCAAGGCCGCGAAGAGGGAGGCGGCCAAGCTACAAGCCAGG ATTAACGACCTTGAGTCTGAGATGGAGGTGGAGACCAAAGGAAGGAGTGATGCCCAGAGGGCAGGCAAGAA GAGTGATCGCAAAGTGAAGGAGATCACAATGCAGCTGGAGGAAGAGAAGAGCACTAGTCAGCGACTCCAAGACAGCGTAAACCAGCTCAACAACAAAATCCGTGCACTCCGTCGTGAGAAGGACGATGCGGAGGGTGAGACGGAGGGAGTCACAAAGAAACTTAAGGCTGCACGTGCCCAGATCGAGGAACTGGAGGAGGGCAATTCGGACCTGCAGACTCAGATCAACCGTCTCAAGGCCTCGGCCAGGAAAGCCAGG ACCGTGGTGGCAGCTGATTCAGACGATGAGAAATGA